From Fusarium oxysporum f. sp. lycopersici 4287 chromosome 10, whole genome shotgun sequence:
TGAGATGGGCAGGGTAACGGCAACGTGGATAGCAGGAGGGTTCTGAAGAGAGTTGAGGTGCCATCCCTTAGCACCCATAGCGTCGGCAATATCGTAGATGTTCAGGTTGCGGGATGTGAAGGCAACGACCGAAACAAGAGGTCTGCCAATAATCTCAAGCTCGCCGCTCAGTGGCGAGGACTGAATGGCCTcggtgatcttcttggtAGCTCCCACGATCTTGGTGCAAGCGTCGATGTATCCGGCCTCACCCATGGTCATCAAACTAGCCCAGCAACCAGCAATGAGAGCACCCGGTCGAGAACCAGCCATACCGGGAGAAGCGTAGACACCACCAGACCAATCGGGAGAGACAAAGTACTGGTACTTTCGAAGCTCGGCGGTGCGGTACAGGACAGTCGAGTTACCCTTGGGAGCAAAACCGTACTTGTGAGTATCGCAGCTGATACTGGTAACACCCTTAAGTCGGAAATCGAAGAGCTGAGATTCGAAACCGGCGCGCTCGAGGAAAGGAACCAAGAAGGAACCGAGACAGCAGTCAACGTGGAGCCAGAGCTTCTTTCGTTGAGCAAGCTTGGACAGAGCAACAATGTCGTCCATAATACCGTGAGGAAAGTTGGGCGCAGAGCCGACAAGCATAACAGTGTTGGGGTTGATCAGACGCGAAACAGCCTTAACGTCGACCTGGTAGTCAGGGGCAGGGCAAGAGACGAGGTgaaccttgaacttgaagtACTGAGCAGCCTTGTGGAAGGCAGTGTGGGCAGTCTCGGGAAGAATCCTATTGTTGATGGTCAGTCTCATTGGTCAATGGCAAGCTTGCAGCTTGACTTACATCTCAGGCTCTGTAATTCCACGCTCATTGTAAGCTCGTTGACGAGCAGCCAGGCAGGCAGAAAGAATACTATCGGTTCCTCCGCTAGTacaagcaccagcagcaccagGAGGAGCATGAAAGATGCTCAAGACCATGCTCACAACCTCGGCCTCCATCTTGCGAACACCAGGGAAGACATCAGGATGGATAGGATTGGCAACAGTGAACTTGCCAAAAGCCTCGGTCTGGAGCTGCATCAGCTCCTCCTCTCCGTGATAGACAGCGCCAGAGACATATCCATCCTCCCAGCGGGTATGATCCATGTTGGCAAGGTTCTCAAGCTCGGCGCGAACGCTGTCGATAGGGAGGCCATCTTTTGGTAAGGAGAGGTAGCGAATCTGGTCCTTGGGAACTAGCTTGTCGGATAGCTTGACTAGAGATTCCTGTACCTGCTGCTGAACCTTGTTTCGCACGCCTGGAGCTCGGAGGAAATAACCGTAAAGGATGCGACGAATGTTGACGTAGAGTTCGACAACGGAGCCGATGATTCCGCGACCTCGGAGCTGCCAGAATGCGCGACGACCCCATCGCCAGACAAAGAGGAATAAGAGAACATTGCGTAATCTAAAGCGTAAGGAGACATGATTAGTATTAGATATATCAATTGATAGGCCGTGGTGGGCTTGTGGGGTTGTATAGAAGTGGTATCGTGACTTACAGATCGAGGTTCAGTAACGGCCAAGAAACGTTGTGTCTTCCACGAGCAACACTCTCAATACCACCACGTAAGTTCAGGGGAAGACGGGACAGGGTCCCAATGTGAGCTGGAGAAGTCATGATTAGAGCTCAAAGCAAGAGATCTGAAACGATAAAGAATGACGAAGAATCCGGGGAAACTTTGGAGAAGAATTGGCCGTGTTATAAACACGAGCTCgaagaaggagcttgacGTCGTTTATCTCCAAACCAATATCGCGGGGCATAGCCAGTACTTGGATATTTTTTAGCGCCATCCCAGCACCCGTCACATGCTTGGCGGGAACCCTTGCCGTTAGCGTCTAGCCCCTAAATTTATAGCGCTTGAACCCTTCCAACGCGTCTGACTCTCCACTGAAACGGATCGTGGGCCGGAGGATCCCTGTCGACGCCGTAATTGTACATGAGCGGTCGCAGTTTGAAGCGATTGTCTTGTTGAGAAAGTCAATTGTTTGTGATCAACTACCTTTTTTGGGCTATAACCCCGCTGCGAGATACGACTCCTCGACTTTGGAGATTTCGCATTCGGTCGGCGGAACGGAGTATTTGGCCTGAATCGTGGGGCGAGGGTTTCATCGAGAGCTTTGATACTCGAGATACAAAGTCTATTCGGGATCCGATCCTCGATACTGCACGGATATTCACGTCTAGCTCGGATAACAGATGAAAGAGCTTCAACTACCGGTGGACAATACCGGGATCCTATGGTTATCATCAAGTCAAGTGACTAATGAAACAAAGCAGACTTATACTCGCACTCGCACTCGGTACTATTCCCCTCATGAAGCATATCTTCTAAACTGGTTGGGCCATGAACTTTTGAGTGAGGCTGATAAGAACTTACCCTTGTAGATCCTACAGAAGAGGTCCCAGCTTCTTTACGGTGATTCAACTGCGGCACGTTCTAGAATCAGAACATAAACTCTCTAATCCAGCTTGTCG
This genomic window contains:
- a CDS encoding sphinganine-1-phosphate aldolase, with protein sequence MTSPAHIGTLSRLPLNLRGGIESVARGRHNVSWPLLNLDLLRNVLLFLFVWRWGRRAFWQLRGRGIIGSVVELYVNIRRILYGYFLRAPGVRNKVQQQVQESLVKLSDKLVPKDQIRYLSLPKDGLPIDSVRAELENLANMDHTRWEDGYVSGAVYHGEEELMQLQTEAFGKFTVANPIHPDVFPGVRKMEAEVVSMVLSIFHAPPGAAGACTSGGTDSILSACLAARQRAYNERGITEPEMILPETAHTAFHKAAQYFKFKVHLVSCPAPDYQVDVKAVSRLINPNTVMLVGSAPNFPHGIMDDIVALSKLAQRKKLWLHVDCCLGSFLVPFLERAGFESQLFDFRLKGVTSISCDTHKYGFAPKGNSTVLYRTAELRKYQYFVSPDWSGGVYASPGMAGSRPGALIAGCWASLMTMGEAGYIDACTKIVGATKKITEAIQSSPLSGELEIIGRPLVSVVAFTSRNLNIYDIADAMGAKGWHLNSLQNPPAIHVAVTLPISKVWENLIADLEAVVEEEREKERVRLVEGKGAHGKAMGDSSALYGVAGSLPNKSVVVDLASGFLDILYKA